Proteins encoded within one genomic window of Brienomyrus brachyistius isolate T26 chromosome 22, BBRACH_0.4, whole genome shotgun sequence:
- the LOC125717618 gene encoding uncharacterized protein LOC125717618: protein MTAESDMEALRPSTGKNSGSPSIWLLATVLVLFVTLIGGTVTVTLMVMEIRRELAGMNMTHPHNHSKVHQFSSILTPKDEHVKNITMMWELHPGQSGVTYSGNNGKIQVEHNGTYLMYLNLEVHCNLHSSCSGASLTIRVIDQTKTKLTCVVTLPPNVKTVWANDCLSVVPLSAQEPLMAVMISTVENEEWKLIRKHSRLGLLPVDKLGK, encoded by the exons ATGACAGCAGAAAGCGATATGGAGGCACTACGACCATCGACTGGCAAAAACTCCGGCAGCCCGTCGATTTGGCTTCTGGCGACAGTCTTGGTTCTTTTCGTGACTCTGATCGGGGGAACAGTGACAGTCACCTTGATGGTGATGGAGATCAGGAGAGAGCTGGCCGGAATGAACATGACCCACCCGCACAATCACAGCAAG GTGCATCAGTTTTCCTCCATCTTAACACCGAAAGACG AACATGTAAAGAACATCACCATGATGTGGGAACTGCACCCAGGGCAGAGTGGAGTGACCTACAGTGGGAACAATGGAAAGATACAGGTTGAGCATAATGGAACATACTTGATGTACTTGAACTTGGAAGTGCACTGTAATCTTCATAGTTCCTGCAGTGGGGCCTCGTTGACTATCAGGGTCATAGACCAAACCAAGACAAAGTTAACCTGCGTGGTGACGCTTCCACCAAATGTGAAAACCGTGTGGGCAAACGATTGCTTGTCCGTGGTGCCTCTGAGTGCCCAGGAACCCCTCATGGCAGTGATGATTTCCACTGTGGAAAACGAGGAGTGGAAGCTGATCCGGAAGCATAGCAGGCTGGGGCTCCTCCCGGTGGACAAGCTGGGGAAGTGA